gtatttgggAAATCTAAGTGTTCAATTTCCAGCTAATCGTGCGCTGTCActtaagaaaatgtaaatgaaacttCAAACATGGCGGAAAGTCTGTACTTGTGGGTACTTTCCTAGGAATGTATTCATTCAGACAACTCATCTAAGAAGCTTATTATTGCAACTACCAACTTTATCTCTCATGCATGTAGGCCTGAGTGAAGATAGAAATAGGACAGAATTCCCCAGACGCTGCTGGTGAAAGAACCACGTCCAAGCAGTGATTATCTTGAAGCACATTATTACTTTCGGtgttaaatttaaggtgtttcacccattttttattaaacttaAAAATCAAGACTATATTACACACAAATATGGACTGAGAATAACTTGTTACAAAGTGAAATTCACATTTTCCCGTCTGCTTTTCAACTCGGCTACAGGAGCTGGAGCACCAGAAAGGAATCCTGGCCAAAGATCTGGAGGAAGCGAAGAACAGCTGGATCAGTAAGGCCTTCACCACTGGCTGGAACTTCCACGGTGGCTCCCTGTCTGCGTGGAGCGCCAAGAAGCTGTCGTGGCCTCACAGAGACAATCGAGAAAATGTCTGATAGTTTGGACTGTGGATGCCAAAAAGGATCAGGGAGTGTTACTTCACATTGTTAAGTGCACTGTTGTGTAACACTGAAGCTGCTAtgtcttttgtctgtgttttgtgcacTAGAGGGCAGTACTAATGTACAGTACTCTCTTGCCTGTTCACCACTTTTACAACCTCTACATCACTGATggagttttttaaatttttgtaaAGCAAACCTACGTGCCACGTGAGTTCTTTGTACATAGTTCTCTTAtttgtaaataatttaaataaaaaattatgcAAGTATGATAttgtctgctttttttatgACGTAAGGAAACTCGATACGCTAAAAGAGATGTAACGGTTTTTTCTAAAGGAGGCGATACACCACAGTTTCCTCTTTCATTATGACCACAGCCGCTTTAAAAACACTGATCAGCTGCTGCTCATACATACAGAGCGACAAGTCGTCAGCAAACGGTCACACATACAGTTTGTCACCCCTGAACTCTGACATGCAGGATTGAGAAGACTGTGACTGAAAGAAGCAAGagcaaagaacaaaagaaaggaCAGCTCAACATCTTCCACAGGCGAGGGCCGGCTACAATAATTAACAAAGCTATTCATAGAAACTACACTTCTCCCGCCTGAAGCGCTCATGGCTGTGACggttggcagtgtgtgtgtcgctgtgaCTCTCCTCATGTGTGTCCTTGGAGGCCAAGCGGTGGACCTGCTGAGGGCAAAGGCAACATCAGGGTGTGAGTATGAAGCTGTGTGAAAATATgatgaagaaaacacagttttatatattttatatttaaaaaaatatatattatcttCCTGCATCTGCAGAATACTTTTTATATGCTGTTTGAAAAGTGCTCTTTtaacaaataataatgattttattaaaaagtaaCAGTTGTGTGATGAGAATCTTTCTACTCCGATGTTTTCTACCTGCCCTAAGTggctttctttttccttttttaaaaatatattaattcatttttatgaataaatgacaagcaatgaagaataaatgtaactaaacaaaaaagaaacattaaaatatccTTCACATTGAAGCAAAAACCAAATATTTTCTGTAGTTTTGCTGCTCAGGTTTCACATTAAGTGTAATTTCCTCCCTCAGTTTCTCCCGCCACTCCCAAGGTGCATTGCTGGTGTGCAGGCTATCCCAACTTGACTGCTCAATGCTCCTGGCCTGAACCTTCTCACTCCACATCGCTCATACACTACATTGCCACCTGCAGGtaaatctgaaaaagaaaaaaaacatctgtcctcTTCTTGAGTGCTTGAACCGCCAAACCGCTGACACCTTTTTAGTCAAACACACTCCGGCTGTCATTAAAGctcattttatatttgtgtaaatgtgtttgtcagcGAGAGAAACAGGCCGACGGTCACCACACAGTGCCAGTTCATCCAACCTGGTTCAGCAgcatcatcctcctcatctgAACGGGTACAGGCTTTATTTACCTTTACAGCAGATGTTCCAtagtgtactgtactgtgaggGGTTTTCCAAAAAACGTTGAAATCTGAGTTAgtcaaaatgaaatgagacGCTGTATTGTTGGTCCAAAAACTGTCAACACCATTTCCAAACTGGTCACAGTGGATTGGCTAAGTTTTGAGGAAACCCCCCCCATTCAGATTTCTTGTCGTAATAGACCGCAGACCAGTTTCAGCTCTGTCTTGTGAGTATGacgaaaagaagaagaagaagaagaaatagtaGTAATTGTGCTGGGTAATGCATTGATTAGAGCGGGAATTCTCCTCAGCATCATTTCCTGCACGcgtctatattttattattgactATTATGCTCtaatttttaaagatttcaagatttattttaattcaagcATGAAATATTTTGCAAAAGATATTTACAGGCATTATTTACCTAGCGTCACATATCATCTTGTATGTTGGTTTCCAGCTCTTGCACTGCACCCTGCCCAACCTGAAACTCCTCACCGACTACATCCTCAATGTCACAGCCGTGACTGCTTCTGGTGAAAGCAGCTCCCATCTATCAAGTTTCATGTTGGAGGACATAGGTGAGAACTGAAATTATAAATCAGCAAATCCGGTGATAAACATGTGGCGTGATTGAAATTCAGCACCGAGAGACAATTTAAATTGTTATGATAATGTAGTTCttactttttcctttctttgtctgtctatAGTGAAACCAGATCCTCCCGTAGACGTCCGGGTTTCCCCTCTTAATATCAGAAACTTGTTGGTGGAGTGGTCTCCTCCCCCTACTTGGGCTAACCTGAACATCTTCCCCCTAAAATACCAGATACTTTACCAGTGGGAAAGCAGGGGCACCCCAAGGTCTATCAATGTAAGAATAATtctcaagaaaacacacatggtgAAAGTTTAGAAACAACAGCAGAGTGAACTTTTACACAcgtggaaatttaaaaaatttaaaaaatcacctTAACTTTTTAGGAAACTTCAAGAAAGTCCCACCGTCTTGTggaaatctttcttttttcagctaAATGTTGgaatattttactgtatttttatttaaaatatttaaatatttaaataataagtaaCTTTTTTATTTGGTTATACAGGTACTTTAATATGAGTATTGAATGTTGATTAAATAATACACTATGCTCAAGTTTTAAAGGATTCCTTCAACATATTTACTTTGGTGCTAATTACTGAGTTAAAGAGGTattatttggatttttatttaacctttaaacAGAGCCAGGCAACCTGTTTCCCCCCGTTTTAAGTCTTTCTGCTGAGCCAAGCTCTTTTCTGTAGCTTTAATCAGCATTAATCATGAAACTCTCAGCATGGACGCAAAAACCTCAAAATCAGTTTAGTAGAATAGAGTCACTGTGTTGTATTTTGAAGCTCTAGATGTTGATGGATGATTTAAACATACATCATAtgatatattatacattttctCTTCCAGCTGGGTCCATTCGAGAGCACCAAGATTGAGCTGAAGGGGCTGACGCCGGGAAGGCCTTACCTGTTCCAGGTGTGTGCTATGGAGCTGCTGGGTCTGGGCAAGTGCAGCGACTGGAGCTTACCTGTAAAAGTCACCATACCAAGAGTGAAACTGTAGAGACTCACTTCAGTCTCACTTCCTTTTTCATTTAACCCGGCTCCTTTTGAGCTAGCGGTGAAGTAAAACTGAAGAATCGCtgacctctttgtttttttaagctgcaCAGGCAATGCAAAcagtaattattaatatttataatattttattttatttataaaggaatgactgtgtttttttgtaatactGTGGGTTTGTGATAATACATGAACGATAAAACACTATGATAATAAGTCATGATGttattaaagacacatttttgcaTCAGTTATGACCCGTTTTGACCCTTTTTAAGACACATTTGACTATTTCCTATCATTGTGTGGCAGCTCCACATTTGTGTGAAAAAATCGAATAGAAACAAGGCATTTGTATTGAATCCATCAGTCAACCACATCCACCACGAGTGGGGTGACAAACTCTGAGTGTCTGACACCCAGAGTGCAGGACGGTGGCTTGGGCAGGTGTAGGTGAAACTTCTCTGGACTGTACGCGCCGGGTCCGGGAATAGCAGAGGAATAATTGGGCCTCTTAGTTCGGCTCTGCATGGAGAAGGATGGCTGGCGCTGGCGGTAAACATCCGGGTTGATGATGTTGTATTTTGCCGGTCCGGGGCTCATGGAGAGGTCTTCTGAGGGAGCTCCGACCTTCCTCCGGCCTGAGAAGCTGTAGCTGGCACTGGCAGTTTTATTAGGAATCTGGGAGCCCAGCAGATTAGGAAGACTGTAGCTGGAGtgaagagaacaaaacatgCATTAAGACTGGGCTGCAGAGACTTCATTTGACCTAAATCAATTCATCAGGTCACAAATATATACTTTAATTTTATAAATAGCTCAATGATGCCACCAGCTTTATCCTGTCAtgtctctgtcctgctgtcCTCACCTGTTGGGTGCTGGTACAGCGTCCACAGAGCGGTATCTAGTGCGGGAGCCGATGGTGTAGGACGGTGGTCTTTGGTGAATCCCGAGAGGTGGAGCCTTCTCTGGGCTGTAGGCACCTGGCCCGGGAGTCTGGTGCAGCACGcctgtgaacatgaacatgtacttaaagtattaaaatgcagattattattactgaaaGCAAATCAAACCAATGATTTATTCTGAACAGAAAACTGAAGAGAAATGCTGCCACAAATACCCAAAGCTCACAGAGACACCtttacaatgtttgttttttatcaaagCAATAGTCCAACCctcaaaatgattaaacatagattcaaattattaaaataatttaaggTAAcgcagcaaatcttcacatttctgAAGCTACCATGAAAGTCTTTGCATTAAAAGTTTAATTCTTTTCAAAACATAATATTTCATAAGctctttgtatgttttgttaattaataataatatagtgaatcaaaaaatagaatataataattCAAAGTAAGGAGTTTCGTCCTTCAAatttatacataattaaaaactttttttatatttcaccaCTGCCAATTGATGGAGTTGTTCTGATGCTTCCCCACGTACCCGATGAAGGTCAAGCAGActggaaaatgttaaataaataaaattctaaacaattcttttcatttttcctcaCTTTGATGCCCTATGCGCCTTCCTCTGCCCAAAATGGAGTACGATGGCGTCTCCATCCGGCCAAACCGGGTGACCTTGGAGTCAATGTGGTACCTTGGTCCTGGGCTGGAGTCTACAGAGACcactacataaaaaaacaacaacaacacacaatgcAGGAACCATTATCCAAAGagacaccttttaaaaaaatgaagtgacAGGTATTTAGGCTATAGTACAGTACAGACTGGGACCCTGCAGACCGGTATCATACATATCAACTCACTGGTGGTGCTCATGCGGCTGTGGAAGGTGTAAGCGGGGCTGCTGGGCTTGGTGAAGTCATGGTTGATGTATCCAACTGTAGGGGGCAGAGCGTAGCGTCCAGGGCCCGGGCCTGACaacgagaggaggaggaagaggaggaggacagtgaTGAAAATGATGCAACAGATTCAGCTCCGAGGCAGCAGTATAGCACACCCGCCGCTCTCTGGCTCTGGCTGTATAGTCTCTGATTATTTCCATATGGAGCTCTTTGACTTATTTTCTATGGTTATGCATTTTAACATTCTCCCTCTGCTTGTTTGGGAATGGATTCTAAACAAAGTAGAAATCTCAAACAAGTGTGGAGCAATGGCTGTATAATTTCATAGCAAAAACAGTTCAGCTATAATATAGtccatgtggacacacacacacacacaaagacacacatctCTCAAACTGACCTCTTTCTCGAGCAGAGATTATCGGCCGTTTCTTCACCACCTCCTGCATATTCTTcggtcctcctcttcttctttgggACCTCTTGAAacacttcctttttttatgtgtgtgtttgtgtggctctCTCCAGGTGATCCACGTCCTCCTGGGTTGAATTATACATGACCATGAGGTGAAGAAACCCTATCTTGACCGAAGCCATGGGTACGCCCCAACCTGCTTTCAGCCTCCTTTTCCCCAAGGTCCCCTCAGGACAAAAGGTTTTCACGAGCGGGGGGCCAAAAAGTTGAGTCTGTGAGGGCTAAAAAAAGGACAACCGGTGACTGTCAAGTCAGATCTTCTTATAGTAAAATGAAGAACAAAATCAGCACTGATGATGCTTCTGTACAGCTAATCATGCAGCGAACACAGATTTGGTTACTACATGAAATGCAGTATGCGTGGTGAACCTCTCGACTACAGTTTGCATGCTGTTACAGCACACGTGctattaaaaatgaaaggacTTTATCTACACTCTACTGTTGCAAGTGGATATTTGACAAgctcacccctcctccacccatcccagaacaataaaaataaagtgataGGACCGTTGTCTCGTTGCTCatatttttaatgcagtgaCTTTTGCAAAGGCAGCCACACATACTATATAAAGTAGGATCAAATAAGTTAAAATAGTCGCGTCTGCTCTCCCAAAAAAAGACTCCATCCTTCAGCAAAAGAGGAAAGTACATAACCCTCACTTATTCTGACCCCTAATGTCCCTAATGTAGAGGAATATACAGTCCCACAGGCCATTTTTCTACACAAACTTTTACCTTTTTtcatactttaagtacattttctaaaattatttttacttaTGTAGGATTTTGATTGACTCctacttgtaatggagtattttttacACCTGTATTGGTAGCTATTTGTAGTATAGGATCTGAATAGTTCATCTATCTCtggctgcaaaaaaacattatttcccAACCTGGAAGTTGAAACACAAGGCTAGACTTTCTTAATGAGCAAATGGCGCAACAAGGGATTTGTAAGACAGATGCACCATGAGAAGATGCATCCATGCCCttgaaaactgaagaaaaatacTCACATCCTAAAGTCAAACTACAAAACTTTTTGAATTTTGGGGACCTAAGAAGGTTTGCATCCAAAAATGAAGTTGAGGAAACTCCACCATATTCCATAGCAGGCTATACTTGGATTGCTATCTTAGCAGCCAGGCAGCATCTGAAAAGTGTCAACTGTGGAAGAAAAGCCTCGAGGAGAATTGACTTTTGACAAATACGGACGATGTTTGCTCTTCAGCGTGAGAGACTCAGGTGGAAATTTGCTCTCTCTCTAATTCTCTCCCTGACACAGAGGTAACTAAAGCCTTTAGAGCAGAGCCATGACCAAGTTAAAGCCCACACTGGTTAAATATTAAGCACCAGTGAGTCTGAGTGGTCACAGGCTCGGTAATAAGACTCTGCTGGGTCACTAGCAGGAAAGGAACCCGCTacactgacaggaaacacaaccaCTGTCTTAAGTTCCCCCTGATAAACACAGACAATGCAGCCAGCAGCGTGAGATGTGTTCAAAGACGTAAGTCATTGTTGTGGGAGTGAGATGAGATGCAGCCTGGATTCATTAGAGAAAGTATGTCAGATGTTAGCTTTTTATTGCCCTCCCCAAAGTTATGTTTTCATTCCTGGTTGTCTATTTTTCTTCAGGAGCTCATTTACAGATTCAGGCCACAGACCAAGGAAGAACTAATTAGATTTGTGCGCTCAGAGCGCCACCATGGGGTCAGCACTTTTATGTTTTCGCTCCTAAATGCTAAACTGTAAGGTGTAGAAGCTTTTCTTGGCGCAACACCAAAATATTTCCATGTGCAAACATTTGTGCTTCTACTGATATCATCttgtcagatgtttttctttcattttgcttCAAGAACTTCAATAACCCGCTCTCTTCCATTCTACGATGGTGGCTAAAATACTGATGGTTTGCCCTACTTGACAATTTTCTTGACATGCTCGATATTTTGCTAAATTTATCCTTGAACTGTAGTAAAATTGTAATTGTGGTTATTTTAGATGTCGAAGCATTTCTGGCTACAACTTTACCAAAACACAACCAAGGTGCGCTGAGaaggaaaaactaaaaattCTAGAAAACTGAACCATGTTTTTCTATAATTAGGATCCaaccacacatttaaaaacttctAAACATTTCTGATTATCAAAATTTACAAATGTAGAAGTGCctctgtgatccacagtgtgcTCGGTTCAAGTCCAGTTTGGGACGTTTGTCGCATATCATGTCTTCTCTTTCACCTTGTTTCCTGTCATCGataataaaggcataaaaatgCCAGATTTAGAGGATCGAGGAGTGCTTTCTGATTTAGTCTTAGAGACACCATGGCTACATTAGCTGTCAGGGAATAACAAGATCACCACTGACTTATGTGAAACTTGTATTTTTTGGctgtaaaacaaactttttttcttgttgtacGTGAACTACaactttgttgttgtagtaAATTACTAACCAGACGCTCCCTCGTGGTTTCTGCGAGAAACTGACAGTGTTGCTTACTTTGGAGGAGCTATGAAGAAAGAATTACATGTTCTTGTCCGTTTAAAATGCtgtttggaaatatttcagAATGCGTGCAGTAAGTGTGTCGGAGCTGAGAGACTATCCAAATCAAGTGGACGTGAAAGATAACAGGAGGAGCGGAGGTGTGTTCATCATCGTGTCTGCTTTGTTGCTGTAGTGCGCACACAACTCAtttgtttctgacatttttatagaACAACATTAGGGATTGATAAAAACAACTTCAGTCATTGATATTTCTTTACTAACTAAACATAacttaagaaataaaacataactttATACAGTTTTAAATATGCTGGTACAATTCAGTACAAAAATAAAGGCAGTGAAACGTCTCCATACACAAACACCATCATGTCATCAGTCACATACTGTCGCTCAGAAACACATGAATGCTGGGTGAACCAGTTTGGCACGTTTACCCACTTATATAACAAATCATGACACTAGAAATACTGAATGATACTTTTTTCGTTTTTACATCAGGACCACAGTGAAAGCTTTGATTTGGAGTATCCACGGATGCTGAACAGCCACTAGATGGTGCTTTGGATCCACAGGAGATCCGGCAGAATACTTTTAGATGCTCTGAATGTGGTTTGATCACCTCTGTGCACATTTAAAGCAGGTACATGTCAAAACGTCTGTACTGATGCCCGACTTATTCATGCTACAACATCCTTTGAGAAAGCAGAGTAGTCCGCATGGTGTCTTTCTAATGATGATACCAGGATATCCGTGGCGAGTCCACCTTCTCAGTCCCTCCCCGGTTGCACCTTTTCAGACAACAAAAAGTGCTGGTGTCGACTggaaaagatgaataaaatcCCACAGTTTCTCACTGGATGTCCTCTCGTGACCATGGCTGGTATTTGCACAAAATGTCCAGAGCAAAATGTCTTATAATTCCCATATAAGATTacaatctctctttctctctcacacacacgcgcacacacacacacatagacaaaaaacacactcactcagttCTTTTCTTGACTTGTTTTCTGCTTGAAAAGGCAGCGTGTGCTAGGATTTATCCCCTTGGAGAACCTGAGTCAAAAGACAAAATCTGTTACACATCAGCCTTTATGAAACAAACTGTTTCCGTGTATCCGTTTGTGCAGCACATGTCTGCATGCATGTCTGTGATTAGATCCGAATacgtaagtgtgtgtgtgtgtgtccctgcattAGTGATGCTTACCTACCTGGTTGCGAGCTTTGTGGGATTTCTGCATCAGCACTCTCCACTGGTCGTACAGCTTCATGGACATGCTGCTGCAGCCGTAGGCGTGTTTCCGCACCCAGCCGAAAAACTGCTTCAGCTCCCTGCGCAGGGTGGAGTTGGAGTCCCCGCTCGACTTTGAGTCGCAGGAGCCCGACATCAACCGCTCTGCatgaaggggagagagagagaggggacaaaGAGGCTGGAGTTAGACTGGCTTTGTCCTTTATCCTTTATCTGAGTAAACGTAAGTGAGTGAGTAAATATGACATTATTAGATTGTTAAGACTGATGCAGGAAAGTGTTTTGGCATCTTACTGTTTCAGCTAGTCCTAACAACTCAATACATGTAGGCAGTTTAGTTAAATGGTTCCCTACCTAGGGGTTGGGCCCCTCTGAAGGGTCACAACATAAATTTGAGGGGTCACGTAATGATTAATGAGGTAGGACAGGAGACATAACAAAGTCCTGCGTCCATCAGATACTGAATAATTTGTCTTTGGGTCattaaatgaaaccatctgagaAGTTAACAGGTGAAAACTCTCTTTGTTGGTACTGCTAATAACTCAGAGAGGACTGAAAGGTGTTTATTTGGAAGTGGTAGCTGAGAAAGTTGAGAAAAGCTGGTTGAATCATAAAGAATGCATGCTATTTTAGATTTGCAAAGGGTGGTGTCAAAAGTACAAAGCATACAGAACATAAAATTGAAagaaaattaatgaaatgaacataaatacagtatttaaagcagctataattaATATTTCCTGAAAA
This DNA window, taken from Larimichthys crocea isolate SSNF chromosome XXIV, L_crocea_2.0, whole genome shotgun sequence, encodes the following:
- the ebi3 gene encoding interleukin-27 subunit beta; protein product: MAVTVGSVCVAVTLLMCVLGGQAVDLLRAKATSGFSPATPKVHCWCAGYPNLTAQCSWPEPSHSTSLIHYIATCSERNRPTVTTQCQFIQPGSAASSSSSERLLHCTLPNLKLLTDYILNVTAVTASGESSSHLSSFMLEDIVKPDPPVDVRVSPLNIRNLLVEWSPPPTWANLNIFPLKYQILYQWESRGTPRSINLGPFESTKIELKGLTPGRPYLFQVCAMELLGLGKCSDWSLPVKVTIPRVKL
- the odf3l2a gene encoding outer dense fiber protein 3-like protein 2a, which codes for MQEVVKKRPIISARERGPGPGRYALPPTVGYINHDFTKPSSPAYTFHSRMSTTMVSVDSSPGPRYHIDSKVTRFGRMETPSYSILGRGRRIGHQSVLHQTPGPGAYSPEKAPPLGIHQRPPSYTIGSRTRYRSVDAVPAPNSYSLPNLLGSQIPNKTASASYSFSGRRKVGAPSEDLSMSPGPAKYNIINPDVYRQRQPSFSMQSRTKRPNYSSAIPGPGAYSPEKFHLHLPKPPSCTLGVRHSEFVTPLVVDVVD